From Pleuronectes platessa chromosome 17, fPlePla1.1, whole genome shotgun sequence, one genomic window encodes:
- the pgm3 gene encoding phosphoacetylglucosamine mutase, which translates to MAEFPKVSQLSSQHKKPVGLVLQYGTAGFRTNAELLDHIMFRMGLLATLRSKKTKATIGVMVTASHNPEEDNGVKLIDPMGEMVTAAWEGYATQLANAEQDDLLTALKDIIEKEAINMSQGANVFVGKDTRSSSAALSQAVLDGVSALDGQSKDYGLVTTPQLHYMVCCLNTQGKYGDATVEGYYHKLCQAFIQLTKNASNCTDDQKHLSVDGANGIGALKVREMESRLKRELQISLFNDGSKGKLNHQCGADFVKVQQKPPTGLTINPGERGCSFDGDADRIVYYYTDSEGQFHLLDGDKIATLISTYLKELLTQAGLDLKIAVVQTAYANGSSTHYLENTMKLIVRCAKTGVKHLHHAAQEFDIGVYFEANGHGTVLFSKAAEEKIQHLTEDPNTNDESKRAALLLQSTINVINQTVGDAISDMLLIEAILAIKGMTVQQWDAIYSDLPNRQLKVKVSDRRVIDTTDAERRAVSPAGLQEAIDSLVKKYKQARSFVRPSGTEDVVRVYAEAETQESTDALAHEVSLAVYRLAGGVGDEPKPLQ; encoded by the exons ATGGCCGAGTTCCCGAAAGTATCACAGCTGTCCAGTCAGCACAAGAAGCCTGTAGGGCTGGTTTTGCAATATGGCACCGCCGGCTTCAGGACCAACGCCGAACTGCTGGACCACATCATGTTCAGGATGGGACTTCTGGCCACGCTCCGCTCCAAGAAGACCAAGGCCACCATTGGAGTGATGGTCACTGCATCTCACAACCCAGAG GAGGACAATGGGGTGAAGCTGATCGACCCCATGGGAGAGATGGTGACAGCGGCGTGGGAGGGCTATGCCACACAGCTGGCCAACGCAGAGCAGGACGATTTACTCACTGCTTTGAAAGACATTATAGAGAAAGAGGCCATAAACATGAGCCAGGGGGCAAATGTGTTTGTGGGCAAGGACACCAg GAGCAGTAGTGCCGCTCTTTCACAGGCAGTTCTGGATGGAGTGAGTGCTCTTGATGGTCAAAGCAAAG ACTACGGCTTGGTGACCACTCCGCAGCTCCACTACATGGTTTGCTGTCTGAACACACAGGGGAAATATGGAGATGCCACCGTGGAAGGATACTACCACAAACTGTGCCAGGCCTTCATTCAGCTCACTAAGAAT GCGTCCAACTGCACTGATGACCAGAAGCACCTCTCTGTGGATGGCGCTAATGGCATTGGTGCTCTGAAGGTGCGAGAGATGGAGAGTCGCCTGAAGAGGGAGCTGCAGATTTCTCTCTTCAACGACGGCAGCAAGGGGAAGCTCAACCACCAATGTGGAGCCGACTTTGTCAAAGTGCAGCAAAAACCTCCAACAg GTTTAACGATTAACCCGGGGGAGCGTGGCTGTTCCTTCGACGGTGACGCTGACCGAATCGTTTATTACTACACGGACTCTGAGGGACAGTTTCACCTGCTGGATGGAGACAAGATCGCTACTCTCATCAGCACTTACCTCAAAGAGCTGCTcacacag GCTGGTTTAGACTTGAAGATAGCAGTGGTCCAAACCGCTTACGCTAACGGCAGCTCGACACACTACCTGGAGAACACTATGAAG TTAATAGTAAGATGTGCTAAAACTGGAGTGAAGCACCTTCATCATGCAGCCCAGGAGTTTGACATTGGCGTGTACTTTGAGGCCAATGGTCACGGAACT GTGTTGTTCAGTAAAGCAGCTGAAGAGAAGATCCAGCATCTCACTGAGGACCCCAACACCAACGACGAGAGTAAGAGAGCAGCCCTCCTGCTGCAGAGCACTATTAACGTCATTAACCAG ACTGTAGGTGATGCGATTTCTGACATGCTGCTGATCGAAGCCATATTAGCCATCAAGGGTATGACTGTCCAGCAGTGGGACGCGATCTACAGTGACCTGCCAAACAGGCAGCTCAAAGTCAAG gTGTCTGACCGCAGAGTGATAGACACGACAGACGCAGAGAGGCGTGCAGTGAGCCCCGCCGGGCTGCAGGAGGCCATCGACAGTTTAGTGAAGAAATACAAACAGGCCCGTTCCTTTGTGCGACCCTCCGGCACCGAGGATGTGGTCAGAGTTTACGCTGAGGCAGAAACACAG GAGAGTACCGATGCCCTCGCACATGAAGTCAGCCTCGCTGTTTATCGCCTGGCGGGGGGAGTGGGAGATGAACCCAAACCATTGCAGTag
- the ngs gene encoding LOW QUALITY PROTEIN: notochord granular surface (The sequence of the model RefSeq protein was modified relative to this genomic sequence to represent the inferred CDS: inserted 1 base in 1 codon; substituted 2 bases at 2 genomic stop codons), giving the protein MFVATLKLGLGRFNIPLRCXGRGXGGYKDPTTGPRCEXTRLVFLKFQQLQPEVNMSRSPERMSSYRRHFEGTLAASSVQQLRVSSPSPSRRDSRHRSVSFTRSGRAVGRRGLSSKTRMTSSASLGALCFGMSMGLGPKLDLDAVAAENQAFMATRTNERQEMVALNDRLAAYIEKVRTLESQNNLLEVEIETLKGRHLRPSGLRQLYESQLKEFNREAAQMRNQRDMSVAAKDAMLGQLDQLKAKYDEAVEARKNTEHDIDSLRPDVDKATSARINLEKHLENLETELAFLQRIHKEEIEELMQQIYSVTSRVDISFGLPDLSSALRQIQSQYDSIAAKNLQEMDTWYKTKFQDLTSATTKHVQSVRSVREEIAGYKKDLLNKERELEAMKTRNEYLDAQIRDAAAKYKKEEEDLEGRIESVKLDLTVTKEKIAMLLREYQELLNVKMALEIEITTYRKLIEGEDSRLSTMVRNLSLTGGLCLTSSVSMQAASAPDPKVTISKLDEVPSDKSSSGAEKPIDAGIPRVEVVSSDTQTDGDLGDQATEMSERKTLLIRTVKTDGETYESDRQERTFIISGAADETDEE; this is encoded by the exons ATGTTTGTGGCGACGCTCAAGCTGGGGTTGGGGAGGTTCAACATTCCTCTGCGTTGCTGAGGGCGGGGTTGAGGAGGATATAAAGACCCCACCACAGGCCCAAGGTGTG TGACCAGATTAGTCTTCTTGAAGTTTCAACAGCTACAGCCAGAGGTCAACATGAGCCGCAGTCCAGAGAGGATGTCCTCGTACCGCCGTCACTTTGAGGGCACCTTGGCCGCCTCGTCCGTCCAACAGCTCCGGGTCTCCAGTCCCTCTCCCAGCCGAAGAGACAGCCGCCACCGGTCCGTCAGCTTCACCCGGAGTGGACGGGCGGTGGGGCGCAGGGGCCTCTCCAGTAAGACCCGCATGACCAG CAGTGCGAGTTTGGGAGCGCTGTGCTTTGGTATGTCCATGGGGCTCGGACCAAAACTGGACCTGGATGCAGTTGCAGCAGAGAACCAGGCCTTTATGGCGACTCGAACCAACGAGAGGCAGGAGATGGTGGCCCTCAATGATCGCCTGGCGGCTTACATTGAAAAG GTGCGAACGCTGGAGTCCCAAAACAATCTGCTGGAGGTTGAGATCGAGACCCTGAAGGGTCGCCACCTCCGCCCTTCGGGCCTCAGGCAGCTGTACGAATCTCAGCTGAAGGAATTCAACAGGGAGGCTGCCCAGATGAGAAATCAGAGG GACATGTCTGTGGCAGCCAAGGATGCAATGCTGGGCCAGTTGGACCAGCTGAAGGCCAAATATGACGAAGCTGTGGAGGCCAGGAAAAACACTGAGCACGACATCGATTCACTACGTCCA GATGTGGATAAAGCCACCTCAGCCCGGATCAATCTGGAGAAGCACCTGGAGAACCTGGAGACTGAGCTGGCCTTCTTGCAGAGAATTCACAAGGAG GAAATTGAGGAGCTCATGCAGCAGATCTACTCGGTAACCTCCAGGGTGGACATCTCCTTTGGCCTCCCAgacctctcctctgctctgagacAGATTCAGTCTCAGTACGACAGCATCGCCGCCAAAAACCTGCAG GAAATGGATACCTGGTACAAGACAAAGTTTCAGGACCTGACCAGCGCCACCACCAAACATGTTCAGAGTGTTCGCAGCGTGAGAGAGGAAATCGCAGGCTATAAGAAGGAT CTCCTCAACAAGGAGCGTGAACTGGAAGCAATGAAGACAAGGAATGAGTATTTGGATGCTCAGATCCGTGATGCAGCTGCGAAAtacaaaaaggaggaggaggatttagaG GGGCGTATAGAATCTGTTAAATTGGATCTGACTGTGACGAAGGAGAAGATAGCTATGCTGCTGAGGGAATATCAGGAACTGCTGAATGTAAAGATGGCTCTGGAGATCGAGATTACAACCTACAG GAAGCTGATTGAAGGGGAGGACAGCCGTCTGAGCACCATGGTGCGTAACCTGTCCCTGACTGGGGGCCTGTGCCTAACTTCCAGTGTTAGTATGCAAGCGGCCTCAGCTCCAGATCCAAAAGTAACGATTTCAAAGCTGGATGAAGTCCCCAGTGACAAGAGCAGCAGCGGGGCTGAGAAGCCAATAGACGCTGGCATACCGCGAGTGGAGGTGGTCTCATCGGACACCCAGACAGATGGTGACTTAGGGGACCAGGCCACAGAGATGTCTGAGAGGAAGACACTTCTCATCAG AACAGTTAAGACAGATGGTGAAACGTACGAGAGCGACAGACAGGAGCGCACCTTCATCATTTCTGGAGCAGCCGATGAAACAGATGAAGAATAA
- the ccnc gene encoding cyclin-C: MAGNFWQSSHYLQWVLDKQDLMKERQKDLKFLTEEEYWKLQIFFANVIQALGEHLKLRQQVIATATVYFKRFYARYSLKSIDPVLMAPTCVFLASKVEEFGVVSNTRLISAATSVLKTRFSYAFPKEFPYRMNHILECEFYLLELMDCCLIVYHPYRPLLQYVQDMGQEDMLLPLAWRIVNDTYRTDLCLLYPPFMIALACLHVACVVQQKDARQWFAELSVDMDKILEIIRVILKLYDQWKNFDDRKEIAAVLNKMPKPKPPPNSESDQSSNGNQSNSYSQS, from the exons ATGGCGGGAAACTTCTGGCAAAGTTCTCATTA TTTGCAGTGGGTTCTGGATAAACAGGACCTGATGAAGGAGCGACAGAAGGACCTGAAGTTTCTCACAGAGGAGGAGTACTGGAAACTGCAGATCTTCTTTGCCAATG TGATCCAGGCTTTAGGGGAACACCTGAAGCTGAGGCAGCAGGTGATCGCCACGGCAACTGTCTATTTCAAACGCTTCTATGCCAG GTACTCCCTGAAAAGCATAGACCCAGTGCTCATGGCGCCTACTTGTGTTTTCCTTGCTTCCAAAGTTGAG GAATTTGGAGTTGTATCCAATACCAGGTTGATCTCTGCAGCGACATCTGTGT TAAAGACTAGATTTTCCTACGCCTTCCCAAAGGAGTTTCCTTACAGAATGAATCAT ATATTGGAATGTGAGTTCTACCTTCTGGAGTTGATG gaCTGCTGCCTGATCGTGTACCACCCGTACAGACCACTGCTGCAGTATGTGCAGGATATGGGACAGGAGGATATGCTGCTGCCTCTGGCCTG GCGAATAGTGAATGACACGTACAGGACTGATCTGTGTCTGCTCTACCCCCCCTTCATGATCGCCCTGG CCTGTTTGCATGTTGCCTGTGTGGTTCAGCAGAAAGATGCCAGGCAGTGGTTTGCTGAGCTCTCTGTTGACATGGACAAA ATCTTGGAGATCATCCGTGTGATTCTGAAGCTCTACGACCAGTGGAAGAACTTTGATGACAGGAAGGAAATAGCTGCTGTGCTCAACAAGATGCCTAAACCCAAACCTCCTCCTAACAG CGAGAGCGACCAGAGCTCCAACGGGAACCAAAGCAACTCTTACAGCCAGTCTTAG
- the faxca gene encoding failed axon connections homolog has product MYWRVGFAWTRSCVVDLGQNQSFFCGPLGTGEELSFYGCIIAFPLQDHSGIMSALGSDSWWRKTLYLTGGALLAAAAYLLHELLSIRKEEELDSKDAIILHQFSRPQSGVPSLSPFCLKMETYLRMVDLPYQNYFDGKLSPQGKMPWLEYNQEQVFGSEFIMDFLEERLGVNLNKSLTPQEKAMSRAITKMVEEHFYWTIAYCQWVDNLEETQKMLSVSGPLSDLLKWILSHLTGGIVKREMYGHGIGRFSKDEVYALMEKDMRTLATILGDKKYLMGSRLSTVDAAVFSHLAPAMWTLPGTRPEQLIKGELINLAMYCERIRRRFWPEWFVDLEDFYYSDTDEGSDSHSKLPDLGLYSCTDTFQEDTKTHTSPAPSPQDAPSPSPDSDPTGCSLYDSDMDTECSEMDQLKC; this is encoded by the exons ATGTACTGGCGCGTCGGGTTCGCCTGGACGCGGTCGTGTGTGGTTGATCTCGGCCAGAACCAGAGCTTCTTCTGCGGCCCGCTGGGCACCGGCGAGGAGCTGTCGTTTTATGGGTGCATCATCGCCTTCCCCCTGCAGGACCACAGCGGGATCATGTCCGCTCTGGGCTCGGACTCGTGGTGGAGGAAGACGCTGTATCTGACCGGAGGGGCTCTGCTCGCTGCCGCTGCCTATCTGCTGCACGAACTGCTGTCCATCAG AAAGGAAGAAGAGCTGGACTCTAAAGATGCCATCATACTCCACCAGTTTTCCAGGCCCCAAAGTGGCGTTCCGTCCCTGTCCCCTTTCTGCCTTAAAATGGAGACCTACCTTCGCATGGTTGACCTGCCCTAccag AACTACTTTGACGGGAAGCTTTCGCCGCAGGGTAAGATGCCGTGGCTCGAGTACAACCAGGAGCAGGTGTTTGGCTCGGAGTTCATCATGGACTTCCTGGAGGAGAGGCTGGGCGTGAACCTCAACAAGAGCCTGACCCCACAGGAGAAGGCCATGTCCCGCGCCATCACCAAAATGGTGGAGGAACATTTCTACTG GACCATAGCTTACTGTCAGTGGGTGGACAACCTGGAGGAGACCCAGAAGATGCTGTCGGTGAGCGGACCGCTGAGTGACCTACTCAAGTGGATCCTGAGTCACCTGACCGGCGGGATCGTCAAGAGGGAGATGTACGGCCACGGGATTGGCCGCTTTTCTAAGGACGAGGTTTACGCCCTGATGGAGAAGGACATGCGCACCCTCGCCACTATTCTAG gtgatAAGAAGTACCTTATGGGCTCGCGTCTTTCCACAGTAGACGCTGCAGTGTTCAGTCACCTGGCTCCTGCTATGTGGACGCTACCGGGAACACGTCCGGAGCAGCTAATCAAAG GGGAGCTGATCAACCTGGCCATGTACTGTGAGCGTATCCGCCGGCGCTTCTGGCCCGAGTGGTTCGTGGACCTGGAGGACTTCTACTACAGCGACACCGACGAGGGCAGCGACTCGCACTCCAAACTCCCTGACCTGGGTCTCTACTCCTGCACGGACACTTTCCaggaagacacaaaaacacacacctccccCGCCCCCAGTCCACAGGACGCCCCGTCGCCGTCCCCGGACAGCGACCCCACCGGCTGCTCGCTTTATGACTCTGACATGGACACAGAGTGCTCCGAGATGGACCAGCTCAAGTGTTGA
- the pou3f2a gene encoding POU domain, class 3, transcription factor 2a — protein sequence MSGVLSGVTTSVNRSWPIKSGARRTTGARLCVPLAQRPGDAGERRRAAPWRKRVTVKDSLLLTPAITLAPIVMATATSNHYSVLTTPSSAPPPHSESGSMQQAAAYRDAHTLLQNDYSTLPGGGHPLSHAHQWITALSHGDSGAPWPSSPLGEQDVKPVLHDSEREELQNSSSLQQQQQRHPHLAHQQAHHDARAWRTSTATTHIPGMATSEGQSLVYSQSGFGLMPGGEQGGMHHHPLRDEDHHSLSPHLSDHGGGPGAHQQSLSHHHQHGGHQDHSDEDTPTSDELEQFAKQFKQRRIKLGFTQADVGLALGTLYGNVFSQTTICRFEALQLSFKNMCKLKPLLNKWLEEADSTSGSPTSLDKIAAQGRKRKKRTSIEVGVKGALETHFLKCPKPGAAEITSLAESLQLEKEVVRVWFCNRRQKEKRMTPIGGQIPGGEDMYGDTPPHHGAQTPVQ from the coding sequence ATGAGCGGGGTGCTGTCAGGGGTAACCACATCTGTCAACCGTTCTTGGCCAATAAAGAGCGGAGCGAGGCGGACCACAGGTGCGCGCCTCTGCGTCCCCTTGGCACAGCGCCCGGGAGATGCTGGAGAGAGACGCCGAGCTGCCCCGTGGCGCAAAAGAGTTACTGTCAAAGACAGCCTCCTTTTAACTCCAGCTATCACTCTGGCTCCGATAGTTATGGCGACCGCAACGTCCAACCACTACAGCGTGCTCACCACCCCCAGCAGCGCGCCGCCGCCGCACTCGGAGTCCGGGAGCATGCAGCAGGCGGCAGCGTACAGGGACGCGCACACCCTGCTCCAGAACGACTACAGCACGTTACCGGGCGGTGGACATCCGCTCAGCCACGCGCACCAGTGGATCACGGCGCTGTCTCACGGTGACAGCGGGGCGCCCTGGCCGTCCAGTCCCCTCGGAGAGCAGGACGTGAAGCCCGTGCTGCACGACAGTGAacgagaggagctgcagaactCCAgcagtctgcagcagcagcaacagcgaCACCCTCACCTAGCGCACCAGCAGGCGCATCACGACGCCAGAGCATGGCGAACCAGCACAGCCACCACGCACATCCCCGGTATGGCGACATCTGAGGGCCAGAGCCTGGTGTATTCCCAGTCCGGCTTCGGCCTGATGCCGGGGGGAGAGCAAGGCGGGATGCATCACCACCCCCTCCGGGATGAGGACCACCACAGCCTCAGTCCGCATCTCAGCGATCACGGAGGCGGCCCCGGGGCCCACCAGCAGTCTCTCTCGCACCATCACCAGCACGGGGGCCACCAGGACCATTCAGACGAAGACACGCCGACCTCCGACGAGTTGGAGCAGTTTGCCAAGCAGTTCAAGCAGCGGCGCATCAAGCTGGGCTTCACCCAGGCGGACGTGGGACTGGCTCTGGGGACGCTGTATGGAAACGTCTTCTCTCAGACCACCATTTGCAGGTTCGAGGCGCTTCAGCTCAGCTTCAAAAACATGTGCAAACTGAAACCCTTGTTGAACAAGTGGCTGGAGGAGGCGGACTCCACGTCGGGGAGCCCCACCAGCCTGGATAAAATCGCGGCGCaggggaggaaaaggaaaaagaggacCTCCATCGAGGTGGGCGTCAAGGGGGCTCTGGAGACCCATTTTCTCAAATGTCCAAAACCTGGAGCGGCGGAAATCACCTCCCTGGCGGAGAGtctgcagctggagaaggaggtggtGAGGGTTTGGTTCTGTAACCGGCggcagaaggagaagaggatgaccCCCATTGGGGGACAGATACCGGGAGGAGAGGACATGTACGGGGACACCCCTCCTCACCACGGAGCACAGACTCCTGTGCAGTGA